A DNA window from Arachis hypogaea cultivar Tifrunner chromosome 18, arahy.Tifrunner.gnm2.J5K5, whole genome shotgun sequence contains the following coding sequences:
- the LOC112770507 gene encoding E3 ubiquitin-protein ligase RZFP34 isoform X5 translates to MVKRNPEANHFMKVQQNCINCGVCMGKYFCGICKLFDDDVSKKQYHCGGCGICRTGGSENCFHRDKCGKNLETATMVQPPRNIYFDVSTSTHCF, encoded by the exons ATGGTTAAAAGGAATCCAGAAGCTAATCACTTCATGAAG GTTCAGCAAAACTGCATTAATTGTGGAGTTTGTATGGGCAAGTACTTTTGCGGGATATGCAAGCTTTTTGATGACGAT GTATCTAAGAAACAATACCATTGCGGCGGCTGTGGAATTTGCAG AACTGGAGGATCTGAAAATTGCTTCCACCGCGACAAGTGTG GAAAAAATCTTGAAACAGCCACAATGGTACAACCTCCACGAAATATCTACTTTGATGTTAGTACCTCAACACA
- the LOC112770507 gene encoding E3 ubiquitin-protein ligase RZFP34 isoform X6, whose product MVKRNPEANHFMKVQQNCINCGVCMGKYFCGICKLFDDDVSKKQYHCGGCGICRTGGSENCFHRDKCVTLVWRRQCIMIVLFVLRKKS is encoded by the exons ATGGTTAAAAGGAATCCAGAAGCTAATCACTTCATGAAG GTTCAGCAAAACTGCATTAATTGTGGAGTTTGTATGGGCAAGTACTTTTGCGGGATATGCAAGCTTTTTGATGACGAT GTATCTAAGAAACAATACCATTGCGGCGGCTGTGGAATTTGCAG AACTGGAGGATCTGAAAATTGCTTCCACCGCGACAAGTGTG TCACGCTTGTGTGGAGAAGGCAATGCATCATGATTGTCCTGTTTGTTTTGAG GAAAAAATCTTGA
- the LOC112770507 gene encoding uncharacterized protein isoform X1, whose amino-acid sequence MVKRNPEANHFMKVQQNCINCGVCMGKYFCGICKLFDDDVSKKQYHCGGCGICRTGGSENCFHRDKCVTLVWRRQCIMIVLFVLRLNFVFVNFVMCSYWSIKRVNSQNGPHSYQFGPQKMKRLQLVFC is encoded by the exons ATGGTTAAAAGGAATCCAGAAGCTAATCACTTCATGAAG GTTCAGCAAAACTGCATTAATTGTGGAGTTTGTATGGGCAAGTACTTTTGCGGGATATGCAAGCTTTTTGATGACGAT GTATCTAAGAAACAATACCATTGCGGCGGCTGTGGAATTTGCAG AACTGGAGGATCTGAAAATTGCTTCCACCGCGACAAGTGTG TCACGCTTGTGTGGAGAAGGCAATGCATCATGATTGTCCTGTTTGTTTTGAGGTTAAATTTTGTCTTTGTTAATTTTGTAATGTGCTCCTATTGGTCTATTAAAAGGGTTAATAGTCAAAATGGTCCACATTCTTATCAATTTGGTCCTCAAAAAATGAAACGTCTCCAATTAGTCTTTTGCTAA
- the LOC112770507 gene encoding uncharacterized protein isoform X7 has product MFCAELLVFFLRFSKTALIVEFVWASTFAGYASFLMTMYLRNNTIAAAVEFAELEDLKIASTATSVSRLCGEGNAS; this is encoded by the exons ATGTTTTGTGCAGAGTTGTTAGTATTCTTTTTGAG GTTCAGCAAAACTGCATTAATTGTGGAGTTTGTATGGGCAAGTACTTTTGCGGGATATGCAAGCTTTTTGATGACGAT GTATCTAAGAAACAATACCATTGCGGCGGCTGTGGAATTTGCAG AACTGGAGGATCTGAAAATTGCTTCCACCGCGACAAGTGTG TCACGCTTGTGTGGAGAAGGCAATGCATCATGA
- the LOC112770507 gene encoding uncharacterized protein isoform X3, with translation MGKYFCGICKLFDDDVSKKQYHCGGCGICRTGGSENCFHRDKCVTLVWRRQCIMIVLFVLRLNFVFVNFVMCSYWSIKRVNSQNGPHSYQFGPQKMKRLQLVFC, from the exons ATGGGCAAGTACTTTTGCGGGATATGCAAGCTTTTTGATGACGAT GTATCTAAGAAACAATACCATTGCGGCGGCTGTGGAATTTGCAG AACTGGAGGATCTGAAAATTGCTTCCACCGCGACAAGTGTG TCACGCTTGTGTGGAGAAGGCAATGCATCATGATTGTCCTGTTTGTTTTGAGGTTAAATTTTGTCTTTGTTAATTTTGTAATGTGCTCCTATTGGTCTATTAAAAGGGTTAATAGTCAAAATGGTCCACATTCTTATCAATTTGGTCCTCAAAAAATGAAACGTCTCCAATTAGTCTTTTGCTAA